In a genomic window of Arvicanthis niloticus isolate mArvNil1 chromosome 8, mArvNil1.pat.X, whole genome shotgun sequence:
- the LOC117713872 gene encoding uncharacterized protein LOC117713872 — protein MVLVSFEDVAVDFTWEEWQDLDAAQRTLYRDVMLENYSNLVSLGHCMAKPELIFNLEQGLGPRSKARTSVWNPSGVNKVSSLVDGIQENDSRNFWQIEINSHTSNEELVEAELKIHEEIHRRTKSYECEVCLEAFYLKPQYSTQQRYHTCENPYDCKKCRDAFYSKSAFSQYQRLERGEKPHACIECGKSFYCKSHLTVHQRIHTGEKPYECKDCRKAFYSKSQLNVHLRIHTGEKPYECKDCRKTFYRNSDLTVHQRTHTGEKPYECKVCNKAFYCNSQLTVHHRTHTGEKPYECQVCNKAFYCKSQLAVHHRTHTGEKPYQCKDCRKAFQCRSDLTRHQRTHTGERPYKCNECRKAFYRRSDLTVHQRTHTGEKPYECKECRKAFYCNSQLTVHQRQHTGEKPYECKDCGKAFQCKYELTRHQRTHTGEKPYGCIECKKGFYTKSDLTRHLKTHTDDKP, from the exons GTGTTGGTGTCATTTGAGGACGTAGCCGTGGACTTCACCTGGGAAGAGTGGCAGGACCTGGATGCTGCTCAGAGGACTCTGTACAGGGACGTGATGCTGGAAAATTATAGCAACCTGGTGTCCTTGG GGCACTGCATGGCCAAACCTGAGTTGATCTTCAACTTAGAACAGGGACTTGGGCCACGGAGCAAAGCAAGAACCTCAGTCTGGAACCCCTCAG gTGTCAACAAAGTGAGTAGTCTGGTTGATGGCATCCAGGAAAATGATAGCAGAAATTTCTGGCAAATTGAAATCAACAGCCATACATCAAATGAAGAACTGGTTGAA gCAGAACTGAAGATTCATGAGGAAATCCACCGAAGGACAAAATCCTATGAATGTGAAGTATGTTTGGAAGCATTTTACCTGAAGCCACAGTATAGCACACAGCAGAGATATCACACATGTGAGAATCCATATGACTGTAAAAAATGTAGAGATGCTTTCTATTCTAAGTCTGCCTTCAGTCAATATCAGAggctcgagagaggagagaaaccaCATGCATGTATAGAATGTGGGAAATCCTTCTACTGCAAGTCTCACCTCACTGTGCATCAGAGGATTCACACAGGTGAGAAACCTTATGAGTGTAAAGACTGCAGAAAAGCGTTCTACAGCAAGTCCCAGCTCAATGTGCATCTGAGAATCCACACAGGTGAGAAGCCGTATGAGTGTAAAGACTGCAGGAAAACGTTCTACCGTAATTCTGACCTCACCGTACATCAGAGAACTCATACAGGcgagaagccctatgaatgtaaagTATGCAATAAAGCTTTCTACTGCAACTCCCagctcactgttcatcacaggaccCACACGGGTGAGAAGCCTTATGAGTGTCAAGTATGCAATAAAGCTTTCTACTGCAAGTCACAACtggctgtccatcacaggactcATACAGGTGAGAAGCCTTATCAATGTAAAGACTGCAGGAAGGCATTCCAGTGCAGGTCAGACCTCACTCGACATCAGAGAACTCATACTGGCGAGAGACCATATAAATGTAACGAGTGCAGGAAAGCTTTCTACCGCAGGTCAGACCTCACCGTACATCAGAGAACACATACAGGTGAGAAGCCCTACGAATGTAAAGAGTGCAGAAAAGCTTTCTACTGTAATTCCCAGCTCACCGTACATCAGAGACAGCACACAGGGGAGAAGCCGTATGAGTGTAAAGACTGCGGGAAAGCCTTTCAGTGCAAATATGAACTCACTCGAcaccagagaacacacacaggTGAGAAACCTTACGGATGTATAGAATGCAAGAAAGGTTTTTACACCAAGTCAGATCTCACTCGGCATCTGAAAACTCACACAGATGACAAACCCTGA